A single genomic interval of Alteromonas sp. CI.11.F.A3 harbors:
- a CDS encoding DUF2063 domain-containing protein, whose protein sequence is MSENFKSVQQEFVNAIKDPDSFETNDADIKRRMDIYQSLFFNNISGFISTGFPVLKSLVSEENWNALVRAFFIHHESRSPYFSDISKEFVEYLSASPELSFQLPAFAAELAHYEWLELDISIRKTFRDVVYFNVGEQVTTVSVSPLATLASYTYPVHLIGVDHIPEAPAPEQQFYVVYRNEEQRVEFVHLNPLTAVLLHTIEQHEQGIDIDALGEQLRKQLDHLPEQTVLQGMQQIVSDMLQKGILLPS, encoded by the coding sequence ATGAGCGAGAATTTTAAATCCGTTCAGCAAGAGTTTGTTAATGCGATTAAAGATCCAGATTCGTTTGAAACAAACGACGCCGACATTAAACGCCGCATGGATATTTACCAATCCCTGTTTTTTAATAATATTTCAGGTTTTATAAGCACAGGTTTTCCGGTGTTAAAATCATTGGTAAGCGAAGAAAACTGGAATGCATTGGTGCGCGCCTTTTTTATTCATCATGAAAGCCGTTCTCCGTATTTTTCAGATATTAGCAAAGAATTTGTAGAGTATTTATCAGCAAGCCCAGAACTCTCATTTCAATTACCAGCATTCGCCGCTGAGCTTGCTCATTATGAATGGCTAGAATTAGATATTAGCATTCGAAAAACTTTCCGTGATGTGGTGTATTTCAATGTGGGTGAACAGGTAACAACGGTGAGCGTTTCCCCGTTGGCTACTCTTGCTTCATATACCTACCCCGTGCATTTAATTGGCGTGGATCACATTCCCGAAGCCCCCGCACCCGAGCAACAGTTCTATGTGGTGTATCGTAATGAAGAGCAGCGCGTAGAATTTGTGCATTTGAATCCGCTTACCGCCGTGTTATTGCATACCATTGAACAGCACGAACAAGGCATAGACATAGACGCCTTAGGTGAGCAGCTTCGTAAACAATTAGACCACCTACCAGAACAAACTGTGCTTCAAGGTATGCAGCAAATAGTAAGCGACATGCTGCAAAAAGGTATTTTACTACCTAGCTGA